One genomic segment of Aquipluma nitroreducens includes these proteins:
- a CDS encoding YwbE family protein, which yields MDGRKRSDVKPGLLVNIVQKHHQRTGELTEGVVKNLLTNSANHPHGIKVRLETSEVGRVQEILDEE from the coding sequence ATGGACGGAAGAAAACGCTCTGATGTAAAGCCTGGATTATTGGTCAATATCGTACAGAAACATCACCAGAGAACAGGAGAACTGACTGAAGGTGTGGTGAAAAATTTGTTGACAAACTCAGCTAATCATCCGCACGGAATAAAAGTAAGGCTCGAAACCAGTGAGGTTGGGCGGGTTCAGGAGATTTTGGATGAGGAATAA
- the folE gene encoding GTP cyclohydrolase I FolE: protein MKVSGFLKTETARPKLNGTHLPLNNSKNNGHDLIGDNHVATSLETPMRDDAFLLSDDQKMLLIEDKFREIMDVLGLDLKDDSLNGTPHRVAKMFVKEIFSGLNPENKPKISVFENKFKYGEMLVEKNINLNSTCEHHFLPIVGRAHVAYVSSGQVIGLSKINRVVDYFARRPQVQERLTVQIANELKRILKTEDVAVIIDAKHLCVSSRGIQDEGSSTITAEYGGVFKDPLRKEEFLKYLTLNV, encoded by the coding sequence ATGAAAGTAAGTGGATTTTTAAAAACAGAAACGGCAAGGCCAAAATTGAATGGAACGCACTTGCCTCTAAATAATTCCAAAAATAACGGCCACGATCTGATTGGAGATAATCATGTTGCAACTTCATTGGAAACGCCTATGCGTGATGATGCTTTTTTGCTCAGCGATGACCAGAAAATGCTCTTAATTGAAGATAAGTTTCGTGAAATAATGGATGTTTTGGGACTTGACCTGAAAGATGATAGTTTAAATGGAACCCCGCATCGCGTTGCAAAAATGTTTGTCAAAGAAATATTTTCAGGACTCAATCCTGAAAACAAACCTAAAATTTCGGTGTTCGAAAACAAGTTCAAGTACGGCGAAATGTTGGTTGAAAAGAATATAAACCTGAATTCGACTTGCGAACATCATTTTCTGCCTATTGTTGGAAGGGCTCATGTGGCTTATGTGTCAAGTGGTCAGGTAATTGGTTTGTCGAAAATAAACAGGGTTGTCGATTATTTTGCACGGAGGCCACAAGTACAGGAACGCCTAACTGTTCAAATAGCCAATGAGCTGAAACGTATTCTTAAAACTGAGGACGTGGCAGTAATCATTGATGCAAAGCATTTATGTGTTTCTTCGCGCGGAATTCAAGATGAAGGAAGTTCTACAATAACTGCTGAGTACGGTGGTGTATTTAAAGATCCACTTCGCAAAGAAGAATTTTTAAAATACTTGACCTTGAATGTATAA
- a CDS encoding DUF3127 domain-containing protein: protein MSMQVKGTLLQILKLESGVSKAGKEWKKQDFVIETNEQFPKKVCFTLFGDKISLIDGISEGTEIEVFFSLESRDFNGKWYHNINAWKIENAGAASSARNFPPEFTSGDIPPEPGDDSGNDLPF, encoded by the coding sequence ATGAGCATGCAGGTAAAAGGCACTCTACTCCAGATTTTGAAGCTCGAATCAGGAGTGAGTAAAGCCGGTAAAGAATGGAAAAAACAAGATTTTGTTATTGAAACCAATGAGCAATTTCCTAAAAAAGTATGTTTTACGCTTTTTGGCGATAAAATAAGCTTAATCGACGGGATCAGTGAAGGAACAGAGATCGAAGTATTTTTCTCGCTTGAATCGCGCGATTTCAATGGGAAATGGTACCACAATATAAATGCATGGAAAATTGAAAATGCAGGAGCTGCCAGTTCTGCTAGAAACTTTCCGCCAGAATTTACATCAGGAGATATTCCACCGGAACCAGGCGATGATTCGGGCAACGACTTACCTTTCTAA
- a CDS encoding MOSC domain-containing protein, with amino-acid sequence MKIISTNIAKPTTIEWQGQKVETGIYKYAVNNPIFLGFEDVVNDHVIDRRYHGGSDKACYLYSADHYPFWQNKYPNQDWKWGMFGENLTVSGLSESEIRIGDRFQIGGAVVQVTQPRQPCFKLGVRFGDQSVVSDFWTLPYPGVYVRVLLPGEVKTGDEIIRVESNPESLSVSQVFSIFHSKNENHELMQKAIAEPFIAASCRRNIEKLLFQR; translated from the coding sequence ATGAAAATCATATCTACCAACATAGCAAAGCCAACGACCATTGAATGGCAAGGTCAGAAAGTTGAAACAGGTATTTACAAATATGCCGTTAACAATCCAATTTTTTTAGGCTTTGAAGATGTGGTTAACGATCATGTTATTGATCGTCGGTATCATGGCGGATCTGACAAGGCTTGTTATTTGTATTCGGCAGATCATTATCCGTTCTGGCAAAATAAATACCCAAATCAGGATTGGAAATGGGGTATGTTTGGCGAAAATTTGACTGTGAGTGGATTAAGTGAATCTGAAATCAGGATTGGTGATCGCTTTCAAATTGGGGGTGCTGTTGTACAAGTAACCCAGCCCCGTCAGCCATGTTTTAAGCTTGGCGTGCGATTTGGTGATCAGTCAGTGGTTTCAGATTTTTGGACGTTGCCCTATCCGGGCGTATATGTTCGTGTTCTATTGCCGGGTGAAGTTAAAACGGGCGATGAAATAATCCGAGTTGAAAGCAACCCCGAAAGTCTTTCAGTAAGTCAGGTTTTTTCAATTTTCCACAGTAAGAATGAAAATCACGAATTGATGCAGAAAGCAATCGCTGAACCTTTCATTGCGGCATCTTGTCGTCGTAACATTGAAAAACTATTATTTCAGAGATGA
- a CDS encoding FKBP-type peptidyl-prolyl cis-trans isomerase → MKLRTLFYATALVLTVGVAGCQNSGKKSEIKLTNNNDSVSYALGVLIGENNKQQMKSAPGVDQLNKEIILAAFEKAFSGDSVQIKPEKANAAIQAFFAKASKGEGEKNQKAGEEFLASNKTKSGVVTLPSGLQYEIIKAGTGPKPTAEDQVKCHYTGTTIDGKVFDSSVQRGEPAVFPVNRVIPGWTEALQLMPVGSKWKLYIPAALAYGERGAGQDIKPNSTLIFEVELLEIEKK, encoded by the coding sequence ATGAAGCTAAGAACATTATTTTACGCTACAGCGCTTGTATTAACAGTTGGAGTAGCAGGATGCCAAAACTCAGGAAAAAAAAGTGAAATAAAACTCACAAACAACAATGACTCGGTAAGTTATGCGCTTGGAGTACTCATCGGAGAAAATAACAAGCAACAAATGAAAAGTGCTCCAGGAGTAGACCAATTGAACAAAGAGATAATTCTTGCTGCTTTTGAAAAAGCATTTTCGGGTGACTCCGTTCAGATTAAACCAGAGAAAGCCAATGCTGCTATCCAGGCATTTTTTGCTAAGGCTTCAAAAGGTGAAGGTGAGAAAAACCAAAAAGCTGGTGAAGAATTTCTTGCGTCAAATAAAACTAAATCTGGTGTAGTTACTCTTCCCAGCGGACTTCAATATGAAATAATAAAAGCCGGAACTGGTCCAAAACCAACAGCTGAAGATCAGGTAAAATGTCATTATACCGGAACTACTATTGATGGAAAAGTTTTTGACAGTTCAGTTCAACGTGGTGAACCAGCTGTATTCCCTGTAAACAGAGTTATCCCTGGATGGACAGAAGCATTACAACTGATGCCAGTCGGTTCTAAATGGAAATTATACATCCCGGCAGCTTTAGCTTATGGCGAAAGAGGTGCAGGACAAGATATCAAACCAAATTCAACACTTATTTTCGAAGTTGAATTACTCGAAATTGAAAAAAAGTAA
- a CDS encoding response regulator, with protein MQFQTKILIIEDDQQFGVTIQNVLAFSKYDVCFVDNGAAGIQKAFEYNPDLILCDINMGPLDGYQVYKVLEESKILNRIPFIFITGSSDLEDIRYGMSLGADDYIVKPFSNSDLLKTIERRLEKFRTIREDSHREFIRLFDLSPIGMLIFGGNKIYKANSAFRNLLNIGNEDLTSIGIDRFIDSTSIEKLQGAITQYISDRTEIFNGIVKLNRKSGGEIQMKLVVSEFEKFSNYTLFIGFFYAAMEAHPGMDSDLLIAEVNGLLKRENIKVTDALGEKITNIFKQKKLSIQNHKNTFFTDRENQVLCLSMEGLPIKNIADRLSISDRTVEKYRTRLMEKVGAGNMIEVIVFALKNGLVEI; from the coding sequence ATGCAATTCCAAACGAAGATATTGATAATTGAGGACGACCAACAATTTGGTGTTACAATTCAGAATGTACTTGCTTTTAGTAAATATGATGTTTGTTTCGTTGATAATGGAGCCGCAGGCATACAGAAAGCATTCGAATATAATCCTGATTTGATATTGTGCGATATCAATATGGGGCCTTTGGATGGATATCAGGTTTACAAAGTATTAGAAGAAAGTAAAATTTTGAATAGGATCCCATTTATTTTCATAACCGGTAGTTCAGATTTGGAAGATATTAGGTATGGAATGTCACTTGGTGCCGATGATTATATCGTGAAGCCATTTAGTAATTCTGATTTATTAAAGACGATAGAAAGACGCCTCGAAAAGTTCAGGACGATCAGAGAGGATTCGCACCGTGAGTTTATTCGATTGTTCGATCTATCTCCGATTGGAATGTTGATTTTTGGCGGAAATAAAATTTATAAAGCGAATTCAGCATTCCGAAATTTACTAAATATCGGTAACGAAGATTTGACGAGTATTGGAATTGATCGGTTTATTGATTCTACTTCAATCGAGAAACTACAAGGTGCTATAACCCAATATATATCTGATAGAACCGAGATCTTCAACGGAATAGTAAAACTAAACCGAAAGAGTGGTGGTGAAATCCAAATGAAACTTGTTGTTTCAGAATTCGAAAAATTTTCAAATTACACACTGTTTATTGGGTTCTTTTATGCCGCTATGGAAGCTCATCCGGGAATGGATAGTGATTTGCTTATTGCTGAAGTAAATGGTCTGCTAAAACGCGAAAATATTAAAGTTACGGATGCGTTAGGTGAAAAGATTACGAACATCTTTAAACAAAAGAAGCTGAGTATACAAAATCATAAAAACACGTTCTTTACGGACAGGGAAAATCAGGTGTTATGTTTGTCAATGGAGGGTTTGCCGATTAAAAATATAGCTGACAGACTTTCAATATCAGATCGAACTGTTGAAAAATACCGGACCCGGCTTATGGAAAAAGTTGGGGCAGGTAATATGATTGAAGTTATAGTATTTGCATTGAAAAATGGTTTGGTCGAAATCTAA
- a CDS encoding head GIN domain-containing protein codes for MYLLRLTSLVFALGMLVSKLIASPVMPVQQSWDDTNTRTYSIQPFTKIYLEGAFKVILEQGTQSGLRIKTDEDNFKYIDVQSDTQSLSLKIVKKHFNFDELILYITFADLEKLEIQGGISLETKGYVDLKDFYLHVEGGATVEMNMKANKVKVIGEGGVKFEFDGIADELDATISGAGYLDAIDLKTKDCDIRIEGVGAGSVYATESLNATISGFGKIRYKGEPKVYKKVEGVGVVSPD; via the coding sequence ATGTATCTCCTGCGATTAACCAGCCTTGTTTTTGCTCTTGGGATGTTGGTATCCAAACTTATTGCATCACCGGTTATGCCTGTTCAGCAGTCATGGGATGACACCAATACCCGAACTTATAGCATTCAGCCGTTTACAAAAATTTATCTGGAAGGCGCTTTTAAAGTAATTCTTGAACAGGGAACTCAATCTGGCTTAAGAATAAAAACCGATGAAGATAATTTTAAATACATTGATGTTCAATCGGATACTCAGTCGCTAAGTTTGAAAATTGTAAAAAAGCATTTCAATTTTGATGAATTAATTCTTTATATCACTTTTGCCGATCTCGAAAAGCTTGAAATTCAAGGTGGTATTAGTTTAGAAACGAAAGGATATGTCGATTTAAAAGATTTCTACCTCCATGTTGAAGGTGGAGCAACTGTTGAAATGAACATGAAAGCCAATAAAGTAAAGGTGATCGGGGAGGGTGGCGTAAAATTTGAGTTTGACGGTATTGCTGACGAACTTGATGCAACTATTTCGGGTGCCGGCTATTTGGATGCAATTGATCTTAAAACAAAAGATTGTGATATTCGAATAGAAGGAGTTGGCGCCGGAAGTGTTTATGCAACTGAATCATTGAATGCTACGATCAGTGGTTTTGGAAAAATAAGATATAAGGGTGAGCCTAAAGTATATAAGAAAGTTGAGGGAGTTGGTGTCGTTTCTCCCGATTAA
- a CDS encoding L-threonylcarbamoyladenylate synthase: protein MLLKIYPENPNPKDVRQVVEVLRNGGIIIYPTDTVYGLGCDITNAKAVEKIARYKNVQVEKSNFSFICSDLSHLSGFSKPVSNQVFKMLKTYLPGPFTFILNANNNVPKYFKGKKKTVGVRIPDNSIIIEIAKELGNPIMSTSIHDDDEIIEYSTDPELIHERFSDFADLVIDGGYGDNIPSTIVDCTEEIPVVIRQGKGIFEE from the coding sequence ATGTTGTTAAAAATCTATCCTGAAAATCCAAACCCCAAAGATGTCCGACAAGTAGTTGAGGTGTTGAGAAATGGAGGAATTATAATTTATCCTACAGATACCGTTTATGGTTTGGGCTGTGATATAACCAACGCAAAGGCTGTTGAGAAAATTGCCCGATATAAGAATGTGCAAGTCGAAAAATCTAATTTTTCATTCATATGCAGCGACTTAAGTCATTTGTCAGGTTTCTCAAAGCCGGTTTCAAATCAGGTTTTTAAAATGTTGAAAACCTATTTGCCAGGTCCGTTCACATTTATATTGAATGCAAATAATAATGTTCCCAAATATTTCAAAGGGAAAAAGAAAACTGTTGGAGTTCGAATACCAGATAATTCAATTATCATCGAAATCGCGAAGGAACTTGGAAATCCGATTATGTCAACTTCAATCCATGATGACGATGAAATTATAGAATATTCAACAGACCCGGAATTGATTCATGAACGATTTTCTGATTTTGCAGATTTGGTAATTGATGGTGGATATGGTGACAACATTCCGTCAACCATTGTTGATTGTACTGAAGAAATTCCCGTAGTGATCAGGCAGGGAAAAGGTATTTTTGAAGAATAA
- the mnmD gene encoding tRNA (5-methylaminomethyl-2-thiouridine)(34)-methyltransferase MnmD gives MNKEFVVTEDGSHTIYLPEMDEHYHSTHGAIQESLHIYINQGLFQVPKQEISILEIGFGTGLNAYLTFAYGNRKLLNINYFSIEKYPLTETDYLKLNYPENIFPEYSDVFEKLHRAEWNSVVKISPEFSLQKVHADLLSFEFNSLPQFDLVYYDAFAPGKQPEMWTDEIIREVASSVSKDGILVTYCAKGSVRRAFSAAGFLMERIPGPIGKKEILRGKKTI, from the coding sequence ATGAACAAAGAGTTCGTTGTAACCGAAGATGGTTCACACACCATATATCTACCAGAAATGGACGAACATTATCATTCAACACATGGAGCAATTCAGGAATCATTGCATATATATATTAATCAGGGCCTATTTCAAGTACCAAAACAAGAAATATCGATTCTTGAAATTGGGTTTGGAACCGGATTAAATGCCTATCTTACCTTTGCTTATGGCAACCGCAAACTGCTAAATATTAACTACTTTAGCATTGAAAAATATCCATTAACCGAAACAGACTACCTGAAATTAAACTATCCCGAAAACATCTTCCCGGAATATTCTGATGTATTTGAAAAATTACATCGGGCAGAATGGAATTCAGTAGTTAAAATTTCTCCTGAATTTTCACTACAAAAAGTTCATGCCGATCTATTATCATTTGAATTCAATTCGTTACCACAATTTGACCTGGTTTATTACGATGCCTTTGCCCCTGGGAAACAACCTGAAATGTGGACAGATGAAATTATTCGGGAAGTGGCTTCCTCGGTTAGTAAAGACGGTATTCTGGTAACTTATTGCGCCAAAGGATCAGTAAGAAGGGCATTTTCGGCAGCCGGTTTTCTAATGGAGCGAATTCCGGGCCCCATTGGGAAAAAAGAAATACTGAGAGGGAAAAAGACTATTTAA
- a CDS encoding FKBP-type peptidyl-prolyl cis-trans isomerase, whose translation MSDYQFKDKLEEFSYSLGLTISSNLIQSGVKEINSLQFLAGLQDTYAGNKPKISMDDANHNLQEFMLANNDEEANRNLEKGLLYLLNNVHNEGVVETESGLQYKILKEGYGKSPTIDDQIKCDYHGILLDGTVFDSTIERRQPAIFPVNAVIRGWAEALLLMTVGAKWRLFIPSNLAYGEEGTGGLIGPNATLIFDVELLEIV comes from the coding sequence ATGTCTGATTATCAGTTCAAAGATAAATTAGAAGAGTTCTCATATTCATTAGGGTTGACCATTTCGTCCAATCTCATACAGTCGGGAGTTAAAGAGATAAATTCTCTGCAATTTTTAGCCGGACTTCAGGATACATATGCCGGAAATAAGCCAAAAATTTCGATGGATGATGCAAACCATAATTTACAGGAATTCATGTTGGCGAATAATGATGAAGAAGCGAATAGAAACCTGGAAAAGGGACTTTTATATCTCCTAAATAATGTTCATAATGAGGGAGTCGTCGAAACTGAATCAGGGTTGCAATATAAAATTTTGAAGGAAGGTTACGGCAAATCACCTACCATTGATGACCAGATAAAATGCGATTATCATGGAATCCTGCTTGACGGCACTGTATTCGACAGTACTATCGAGAGAAGACAACCGGCTATCTTTCCGGTTAATGCGGTTATTCGTGGGTGGGCTGAAGCTTTACTTTTAATGACTGTTGGAGCCAAATGGAGACTGTTTATTCCATCTAATCTGGCTTATGGAGAAGAAGGTACCGGAGGTTTGATTGGGCCCAATGCGACCTTAATTTTTGATGTTGAATTATTGGAAATTGTTTAA